The Serratia rhizosphaerae genome has a segment encoding these proteins:
- a CDS encoding FAD:protein FMN transferase, producing the protein MRASAMKGWLTLVALGATLLLSGCGPAQVSLEGKTMGTSYSIRYLPGDDTPSASEIQTEIDKRLELVNDQMSTYRPDSELSRFNRSRAVDTPFPVSAATAQVVSEALRINRVTDGALDVTVGPLVNLWGFGPEGRRTQVPEAAELAQRRAWTGIDKLAVQGNALVKHIPELYVDLSSIAKGYGVDVVVNYLQSRQVRNYMVDIGGEVRTRGLNGKEQPWRIAIERPSDDAQQRAQLVIQPGNMAIATSGDYRNYFEQDGVRYSHTIDPRSGRPVEHRLASITVISPTCMTADGLSTGLDVMGPERGMALANLLGIPVYMIVKTDDGFEERYSAAFEPYMKKIL; encoded by the coding sequence ATGCGCGCGTCAGCAATGAAAGGCTGGCTAACACTGGTGGCGCTTGGCGCCACCTTGTTATTAAGCGGATGCGGGCCGGCGCAGGTGAGCCTCGAGGGTAAAACCATGGGGACCTCCTATTCGATCCGCTATCTGCCCGGCGACGATACGCCGTCGGCCAGCGAGATACAGACGGAGATCGACAAACGTCTGGAGTTGGTAAATGACCAGATGTCGACCTACCGGCCGGATTCAGAGCTAAGCCGCTTTAACCGCAGCCGCGCGGTCGATACGCCGTTCCCGGTGTCCGCCGCGACGGCGCAGGTGGTCAGCGAGGCGCTGCGTATTAACCGCGTGACCGACGGCGCGCTGGACGTCACCGTCGGGCCGCTGGTCAACCTGTGGGGCTTTGGCCCGGAAGGGCGCAGAACCCAGGTGCCGGAGGCCGCAGAACTGGCGCAGCGCCGCGCCTGGACCGGCATCGACAAGCTGGCGGTGCAGGGCAATGCGCTGGTGAAGCATATCCCGGAACTGTATGTTGACCTGTCGTCGATCGCCAAGGGGTACGGCGTCGACGTGGTGGTGAACTACCTGCAATCCCGGCAGGTGCGAAACTACATGGTGGATATCGGCGGCGAAGTACGCACCCGTGGTCTGAACGGCAAGGAGCAGCCGTGGCGGATTGCCATCGAGCGGCCCAGCGACGACGCGCAACAGCGCGCACAGCTGGTGATTCAGCCCGGCAATATGGCGATCGCCACTTCGGGCGACTATCGCAACTACTTCGAGCAGGACGGCGTGCGCTATTCGCATACCATCGATCCGCGCAGCGGCCGGCCGGTTGAGCACCGCCTGGCGTCGATTACCGTCATCAGCCCGACCTGTATGACCGCCGACGGCCTGTCGACCGGGCTGGACGTGATGGGGCCGGAACGCGGCATGGCGCTGGCCAACCTGCTCGGGATCCCGGTCTATATGATCGTGAAAACCGACGACGGTTTTGAAGAGCGCTATTCCGCAGCCTTTGAACCGTATATGAAGAAAATCCTGTGA
- a CDS encoding NADH:ubiquinone reductase (Na(+)-transporting) subunit B: protein MGLKNYFEKIEHHFTPGGKLEKWYPLYEATTTVFYTPGTVTHGASHVRDAIDLKRMMILVWMAVFPAMFWGMYNVGQQAIPALHQMYSGDQLQQVLAGDWHYVLAQWLGASLAPDAGWVSKMVLGATYFVPIYAVVFIVGGFWEVLFSIIRKHEINEGFFVTSILFALIVPPTLPLWQAALGITFGVVIAKEIFGGTGRNFLNPALAGRAFLFFAYPAQISGDLVWTSADGFSGATPLAQWSAGGAQGLSNVATGHSITWMDAFLGNIPGSVGEVSTLMILIGGAIILFARIASWRIVAGVMLGMIATAYLFNAIGSDTNPMFAMPWYWHMVLGGFAFGMIFMATDPVSAAFTNKGKWWYGILIGVMCVLIRVVNPAYPEGMMLAILFANLFAPLFDYLVVQANIKRRKARGE, encoded by the coding sequence ATGGGCCTGAAGAACTATTTTGAGAAAATCGAGCATCACTTCACGCCGGGCGGCAAGCTGGAAAAGTGGTACCCGTTATATGAAGCCACCACTACGGTCTTCTACACGCCGGGCACGGTGACGCACGGCGCTTCGCACGTGCGTGACGCCATCGACCTGAAGCGCATGATGATCCTGGTGTGGATGGCGGTATTCCCGGCGATGTTCTGGGGCATGTACAACGTGGGGCAGCAGGCGATCCCCGCGCTGCACCAGATGTACAGCGGCGATCAGCTGCAACAGGTGCTGGCGGGCGACTGGCACTACGTGCTGGCGCAGTGGCTGGGCGCCTCGCTGGCGCCGGACGCCGGCTGGGTCAGTAAAATGGTGCTGGGGGCAACCTACTTTGTGCCGATTTACGCCGTGGTGTTTATCGTCGGCGGCTTTTGGGAAGTGTTGTTCTCCATCATCCGCAAGCATGAGATTAACGAAGGTTTCTTCGTCACCTCGATTCTGTTTGCGCTGATCGTACCGCCGACGCTGCCGCTGTGGCAGGCGGCGCTGGGGATTACCTTCGGCGTGGTGATTGCCAAAGAGATCTTCGGCGGCACCGGACGCAACTTCCTCAACCCGGCGCTGGCAGGGCGCGCGTTCCTGTTCTTCGCCTACCCGGCGCAGATTTCCGGCGATCTGGTGTGGACCTCGGCGGACGGCTTCTCCGGCGCAACCCCGCTGGCCCAGTGGAGCGCCGGCGGCGCGCAGGGCCTGAGCAACGTGGCGACCGGCCATTCCATCACCTGGATGGACGCCTTCCTCGGCAACATTCCCGGCTCTGTTGGTGAAGTCTCCACGCTGATGATCCTGATCGGCGGCGCGATTATCCTGTTTGCCCGCATCGCTTCCTGGCGCATCGTCGCCGGCGTGATGCTCGGCATGATCGCCACCGCCTATCTGTTTAACGCAATTGGCTCCGACACCAACCCGATGTTCGCCATGCCGTGGTACTGGCACATGGTGCTGGGCGGTTTCGCCTTCGGCATGATCTTTATGGCGACCGACCCGGTTTCCGCCGCCTTCACCAACAAAGGGAAGTGGTGGTACGGCATCCTGATCGGCGTGATGTGCGTGTTGATTCGCGTGGTCAACCCGGCCTATCCGGAAGGGATGATGCTGGCGATTCTGTTCGCCAACCTGTTCGCACCGCTGTTCGATTATCTGGTGGTGCAGGCTAACATCAAGCGGAGAAAAGCCCGTGGCGAGTGA
- the nqrM gene encoding (Na+)-NQR maturation NqrM — MLTVFVATFVLFLLIIGGMSLGYVFKRKSLQGSCGGITALGMEKVCDCPEPCDARKKRLAKEAQRREQLEKHRIL; from the coding sequence ATGCTGACGGTATTTGTTGCCACCTTCGTGTTATTTCTGCTGATTATCGGCGGCATGTCGCTGGGCTATGTGTTTAAACGCAAAAGCCTGCAGGGCAGCTGTGGCGGCATCACCGCGCTGGGGATGGAGAAAGTCTGCGACTGCCCGGAACCCTGCGATGCGCGTAAAAAGCGCCTGGCGAAAGAGGCGCAGCGCCGGGAACAGTTGGAAAAGCACCGTATTTTATAG
- a CDS encoding glycerophosphodiester phosphodiesterase family protein codes for MPALLLLLCTPLLNAVAAPQPAIIAHRGGTADAPENTLPAIRSALDNGADAVWITLQQAKDGVIVLYRPADLQALTNARGPVSAYSAEQLAQTDAGWAYARSGSHPYRAQGIGIPRLATVLQTFPHATFYLDIKSPDADPARFARALLTTLEAQHALARTRVYSTDARYLQALPPQIARFVSRDETRSLLANVTMAHRCQLQPHGNAPRWYGLELTREVEVVEKYTLGEGRSKAQLSWDDESMACFRSQGPARIVLFGVNSPQAYRQAQILGADAVMVDSPKQAQRWREKNQGAVSRAPE; via the coding sequence CTGCCCGCGCTGCTGCTACTGCTGTGCACCCCGCTGTTGAACGCCGTTGCCGCGCCGCAGCCGGCGATTATCGCCCACCGCGGCGGCACCGCCGACGCGCCGGAAAATACCCTGCCGGCCATCCGCAGCGCCTTGGACAACGGCGCCGATGCCGTGTGGATCACGCTGCAGCAGGCCAAAGACGGCGTCATCGTGCTGTACCGTCCCGCCGATCTGCAAGCACTCACTAACGCTCGCGGCCCGGTCTCCGCCTACAGCGCCGAACAGCTGGCGCAGACGGATGCCGGCTGGGCCTACGCCCGCAGCGGCAGTCACCCGTACCGCGCGCAGGGCATCGGCATTCCCCGGCTGGCAACGGTGCTGCAAACCTTTCCGCACGCCACCTTCTATCTGGACATCAAGTCGCCGGACGCCGATCCGGCCCGCTTCGCCCGCGCGCTGCTGACGACGCTGGAAGCGCAGCACGCCCTGGCGCGCACCCGGGTCTATTCCACCGATGCCCGTTACCTGCAAGCGCTGCCGCCGCAGATTGCGCGCTTTGTCAGCCGCGATGAAACCCGCAGCCTGCTGGCTAACGTCACCATGGCGCACCGCTGCCAGCTGCAGCCGCACGGTAATGCGCCCCGCTGGTACGGGCTGGAACTGACGCGCGAAGTCGAGGTGGTGGAAAAATACACGCTGGGCGAAGGACGCTCCAAGGCACAGCTCAGTTGGGACGATGAATCGATGGCCTGTTTCCGCTCGCAAGGGCCGGCGCGGATTGTCCTATTCGGCGTCAACTCGCCGCAGGCTTACCGGCAGGCGCAGATATTAGGCGCAGACGCGGTAATGGTGGATTCGCCCAAACAGGCGCAACGGTGGCGGGAGAAAAATCAGGGCGCGGTCAGCCGCGCCCCGGAATGA
- a CDS encoding Na(+)-translocating NADH-quinone reductase subunit C, whose amino-acid sequence MASEAKNDSIGKTLLVVLLLCLVCSVVVAGSAVGLKSKQQEQKLLDKQRNILDVAGLLQPAMPGEQVKQIFDKRIEARLVDLNSGDFVQGDATSFDQAAALRDNAKSIALPAAQDPAGIKRRSNQAEIYLVRDDAGAVSKIVLPVYGTGLWSMMYAFVAVDGDGDTVKGITYYDQGETPGLGGEVENASWRQQWVGKKLFDDSGKPAIRVVKGGAPAGDIHGVDALSGATLTSNGVQHTFDFWLGEHGFGPFLKKVREGALKNG is encoded by the coding sequence GTGGCGAGTGAAGCAAAAAATGACAGCATCGGTAAAACGCTGCTGGTAGTACTGTTGCTGTGTCTGGTGTGTTCAGTGGTGGTGGCGGGCTCCGCCGTCGGCCTGAAGTCCAAACAGCAGGAGCAAAAGCTGCTGGATAAGCAGCGCAATATCCTGGACGTGGCGGGGCTGCTGCAGCCGGCGATGCCCGGCGAGCAGGTGAAGCAAATCTTCGACAAACGCATTGAGGCGCGGCTGGTGGATCTGAACAGCGGCGATTTCGTGCAGGGCGATGCGACATCGTTCGATCAGGCCGCAGCGCTGCGCGATAACGCCAAGAGCATCGCCTTGCCGGCGGCGCAGGATCCGGCGGGCATCAAGCGTCGCAGCAACCAGGCTGAAATTTACCTGGTGCGCGACGACGCCGGCGCGGTCAGCAAAATCGTGCTGCCGGTATACGGCACCGGCCTGTGGTCGATGATGTACGCCTTTGTCGCCGTCGACGGCGATGGCGACACGGTCAAAGGCATCACCTACTACGACCAGGGGGAAACCCCGGGGCTGGGCGGTGAGGTGGAAAATGCGTCCTGGCGCCAGCAGTGGGTGGGCAAGAAGCTGTTTGACGACAGCGGCAAGCCGGCCATCCGCGTGGTGAAAGGCGGCGCGCCCGCAGGGGATATTCATGGCGTGGACGCCCTGTCCGGCGCGACCCTGACCTCCAACGGCGTACAGCACACTTTTGATTTCTGGTTGGGCGAACATGGTTTTGGCCCGTTCCTGAAAAAAGTTCGTGAAGGAGCGCTGAAAAATGGCTGA
- a CDS encoding Na(+)-translocating NADH-quinone reductase subunit A, with protein MIKIRKGLDLPIAGAPTQAIQDGPHLKHVALLGEEYIGMRPSMLVQEGDSVKLGQALFEDKKNPGVLFTAPAGGKIVAINRGERRVLQSVVIAVDDDAQQETFAHYSPADLAQLERGMVEGELLSSGLWTALRTRPFSKTPRPGSTPRAIFVTAIDTQPLAADPQVIIAEQLAAFNAGLTVLTRLTDGKVHVCQAAGGKLSGADNAQITYNEFAGPHPAGLVGTHIHFIEPVSIKKTVWHIGYQDVIAIGTLFTTGKLDTRRVVALAGPQVEQPALLRTRLGASLDELTAGRLKDGENRVITGSVLSGTHAVGPKAYLGRFHSQVSVLEEGREKELLGWVLPSSNKFTITRTTLGHFLKNKLFAFSTSTNGGERSMVPIGNYERVMPLDILPTLLLRDLLAGDTDSAQSLGCLELDEEDLALCTFVCPGKYEYAPVLRDVLTKIELEG; from the coding sequence ATGATTAAAATCAGAAAAGGGTTAGACCTGCCGATAGCCGGAGCACCGACTCAGGCGATTCAGGACGGCCCGCATCTCAAGCACGTGGCACTGCTGGGGGAGGAGTATATCGGTATGCGTCCCTCCATGCTGGTGCAGGAGGGCGACAGCGTTAAGCTTGGTCAGGCGCTGTTCGAAGATAAAAAGAACCCCGGGGTCTTATTCACCGCGCCGGCCGGCGGCAAAATCGTCGCCATCAACCGCGGCGAGCGTCGCGTCCTGCAATCGGTGGTGATTGCCGTTGACGACGACGCGCAGCAGGAAACGTTCGCCCATTACTCACCGGCCGATCTGGCGCAGCTGGAACGCGGCATGGTAGAAGGCGAGCTGCTGAGCAGCGGCCTGTGGACTGCGCTGCGCACCCGTCCTTTCAGTAAAACGCCGCGTCCGGGCAGCACGCCGCGCGCCATTTTCGTCACCGCTATCGACACCCAGCCGCTGGCCGCCGATCCGCAGGTGATCATCGCCGAGCAGCTGGCGGCGTTTAACGCCGGCCTGACGGTGCTGACGCGTCTGACCGACGGCAAGGTGCACGTCTGCCAGGCGGCCGGCGGCAAACTGTCCGGCGCCGATAATGCGCAAATCACCTACAACGAGTTCGCCGGCCCGCACCCAGCAGGGTTGGTAGGCACTCACATTCACTTTATCGAGCCGGTAAGCATCAAGAAAACCGTGTGGCATATCGGCTATCAGGATGTGATCGCCATCGGCACGCTGTTCACCACCGGCAAACTCGACACGCGTCGCGTGGTTGCCCTGGCCGGGCCGCAGGTTGAACAGCCGGCGCTGCTGCGCACCCGTCTGGGCGCCAGCCTGGATGAGCTGACCGCGGGCCGCCTGAAAGACGGCGAAAACCGTGTGATCACCGGCTCAGTGCTGAGCGGCACGCACGCCGTCGGCCCGAAGGCCTACCTCGGCCGCTTCCACAGTCAGGTGTCCGTGCTGGAAGAAGGGCGTGAAAAAGAGCTGCTCGGCTGGGTGCTGCCTTCGTCGAACAAGTTCACTATCACCCGTACCACGCTGGGGCACTTCCTGAAGAACAAACTGTTCGCCTTCTCCACCAGCACCAACGGCGGAGAGCGTTCCATGGTGCCGATCGGCAACTACGAGCGGGTGATGCCGCTGGATATTCTGCCGACGCTGCTGCTGCGCGATCTGCTGGCGGGCGATACCGACAGCGCGCAGTCTCTGGGCTGCCTGGAGCTGGATGAAGAGGATCTGGCGTTGTGCACCTTTGTCTGCCCGGGTAAGTATGAATACGCTCCGGTGCTGCGCGACGTGCTGACCAAGATTGAGCTGGAAGGATAA
- the pepD gene encoding beta-Ala-His dipeptidase: MSELSQLSPQPLWDIFAKICSIPHPSYHEEALAQHILDWAKEKNLHAERDQVGNILLRKPATQGMENRKPVALQAHLDMVPQKNNDTVHDFAKDPIQPYIDGEWVKARGTTLGADNGIGMASALAVLADDSVEHGPLEVLLTMTEEAGMDGAFGLQPNWLQADILINTDSEEEGEIYMGCAGGIDFITTLPLQREAMPAGYQTLKLTIKGLKGGHSGADIHLGLGNANKLLARFLFAHASQLGLRLLELNGGTLRNAIPREAFATVAVAADQVEALKALSQEFLATLQNELAAKEKNITVLLEPSDSAQQALTADSQQRFLALLNGTPNGVIRMSDAVQGVVETSLNLGVITTSDSEAEIICLIRSLIDSGKDYVVDMLTALGQLAGAKVAPKGGYPGWQPDADSAVMHLVRELYQRLFNKTPNIMVIHAGLECGLFKKPYPDMDMVSIGPTITGPHSPDEQVQIESVGLYWQLLTELLKAIPERD; encoded by the coding sequence GTGTCTGAATTGTCTCAACTTTCACCACAGCCGCTGTGGGACATTTTCGCCAAAATCTGCTCGATTCCGCACCCTTCTTACCATGAAGAAGCACTGGCGCAGCATATCCTCGACTGGGCCAAAGAGAAAAACCTGCACGCCGAGCGCGACCAGGTCGGCAATATTCTGCTGCGCAAGCCTGCTACCCAAGGCATGGAAAACCGTAAGCCGGTCGCGCTGCAGGCGCACCTAGATATGGTGCCGCAAAAGAACAACGACACCGTGCACGACTTCGCCAAAGATCCGATCCAGCCGTATATCGACGGTGAATGGGTCAAAGCGCGCGGCACCACGCTGGGCGCAGACAACGGCATCGGCATGGCTTCCGCGCTGGCGGTGCTGGCGGATGACAGCGTTGAGCACGGCCCGCTGGAAGTGCTGCTGACCATGACCGAAGAAGCCGGCATGGACGGCGCGTTCGGTCTGCAGCCGAACTGGCTGCAGGCGGATATCCTGATCAACACCGATTCGGAAGAAGAAGGCGAGATCTACATGGGCTGCGCCGGCGGGATTGATTTTATCACCACCCTGCCGCTGCAGCGTGAAGCGATGCCGGCCGGTTATCAGACGCTGAAACTGACCATCAAGGGCCTGAAAGGCGGCCACTCCGGCGCGGATATCCACCTGGGTCTCGGCAACGCCAACAAGCTGCTGGCCCGCTTCCTGTTCGCTCACGCCTCGCAGCTCGGCCTGCGCCTGCTGGAGCTGAACGGCGGCACGCTGCGCAACGCTATCCCGCGTGAAGCCTTCGCCACCGTGGCGGTCGCCGCGGACCAGGTTGAAGCGCTGAAAGCGCTGAGCCAGGAGTTCCTGGCAACGCTGCAGAACGAACTGGCGGCAAAAGAGAAAAACATCACCGTGCTGCTGGAGCCAAGCGACAGCGCGCAGCAGGCGCTGACCGCCGACAGCCAGCAGCGCTTCCTGGCACTGCTGAACGGCACGCCAAACGGCGTAATCCGCATGAGCGACGCGGTGCAGGGCGTGGTGGAAACCTCGCTGAATCTCGGCGTGATCACCACCAGCGACAGCGAAGCAGAAATCATCTGCCTGATCCGCTCGCTGATCGACAGCGGCAAAGACTACGTGGTCGACATGCTGACCGCGCTGGGCCAACTGGCGGGCGCCAAAGTGGCGCCGAAAGGCGGCTACCCGGGCTGGCAGCCGGACGCCGATTCAGCGGTGATGCATCTGGTGCGCGAGCTGTATCAGCGTCTGTTTAACAAGACGCCGAACATCATGGTGATCCACGCCGGTCTGGAGTGCGGGCTGTTCAAGAAGCCGTATCCGGATATGGATATGGTCTCTATCGGGCCGACCATCACCGGGCCGCACTCGCCGGATGAGCAGGTGCAGATCGAAAGCGTCGGCCTGTACTGGCAGCTGCTGACCGAACTGCTGAAAGCCATTCCGGAGCGCGACTAA
- the nqrF gene encoding NADH:ubiquinone reductase (Na(+)-transporting) subunit F, with translation MEIILGVAMFTCIVMVLALLILFAKSKLVNTGDVAVEVNGDKDKSFHAPAGDKLLNMLSGQGIFVSSACGGGGSCGQCRVVIKEGGGDILPTELSHITKREAKEGCRLACQVNVKQNLKIELPEEIFGVKKWECEVISNDNKATFIKELKLKIPDGEDVPFRAGGFIQIEAPAHDIGYADFDVPEEYRGDWDKFNLFRYRSKVDDTTVRAYSMANYPDEKGIIMLNVRIATPPPNNPDVPPGIMSSYIWSLKPGDKVTISGPFGEFFAKETDAEMIFIGGGAGMAPMRSHIFDQLKRLHSKRKITFWYGARSLREMFYEDDFNHLQEENENFTWHVALSDPQPEDNWTGYTGFIHNVLLENYLKNHPAPEDCEFYMCGPPMMNAAVIKMLKDLGVEDENIMLDDFGG, from the coding sequence ATGGAAATTATTTTAGGCGTAGCGATGTTCACCTGCATCGTCATGGTGCTGGCGCTACTGATCCTGTTTGCCAAATCCAAACTGGTGAACACGGGCGACGTGGCCGTTGAAGTCAACGGCGACAAGGATAAAAGCTTCCACGCGCCGGCGGGGGACAAGCTGCTCAATATGCTGTCCGGTCAGGGGATTTTCGTCTCCTCGGCCTGCGGCGGCGGCGGCTCCTGCGGCCAGTGCCGGGTAGTGATCAAAGAAGGCGGCGGCGATATCCTGCCGACCGAACTGTCGCATATCACCAAGCGCGAAGCGAAAGAGGGCTGCCGCCTGGCCTGCCAGGTCAACGTGAAGCAGAATCTGAAAATCGAGCTGCCGGAGGAGATCTTCGGCGTGAAGAAATGGGAATGCGAAGTCATTTCCAATGACAACAAAGCGACCTTTATCAAAGAGCTGAAGCTGAAGATCCCGGACGGCGAAGACGTGCCTTTCCGTGCGGGCGGTTTTATTCAGATTGAAGCGCCGGCGCACGATATCGGCTATGCCGATTTTGACGTGCCGGAAGAGTACCGCGGCGACTGGGACAAGTTTAACCTGTTCCGCTACCGCTCCAAGGTTGACGACACCACGGTGCGTGCGTATTCCATGGCGAACTACCCGGATGAAAAAGGCATTATCATGCTGAACGTGCGTATCGCCACGCCGCCGCCGAACAATCCGGATGTGCCGCCGGGCATCATGTCGTCTTATATCTGGTCGCTGAAGCCGGGCGATAAGGTGACGATCTCCGGGCCGTTCGGCGAGTTCTTCGCCAAAGAGACCGACGCCGAGATGATCTTTATCGGCGGCGGCGCGGGTATGGCGCCGATGCGTTCGCATATTTTCGACCAGTTGAAACGCCTGCACTCGAAGCGCAAGATTACCTTCTGGTACGGCGCCCGCTCGCTGCGTGAAATGTTCTATGAAGATGACTTCAATCATCTGCAGGAAGAGAACGAAAACTTCACCTGGCACGTGGCGCTGTCGGATCCGCAGCCTGAGGATAACTGGACCGGCTACACCGGCTTTATCCACAACGTGTTGCTGGAGAACTACCTGAAGAACCATCCGGCGCCGGAAGACTGCGAGTTCTACATGTGCGGGCCGCCGATGATGAACGCCGCGGTGATCAAGATGCTGAAGGATTTGGGCGTTGAAGATGAAAACATCATGCTTGATGACTTTGGTGGCTAA
- the nqrE gene encoding NADH:ubiquinone reductase (Na(+)-transporting) subunit E produces MEHYISLFVRAVFVENMALAFFLGMCTFLAVSKKVSTAFGLGIAVTIVLGIAVPANNLVYNLILRDGALMDGVDLSFLNFITFIGVIAALVQVLEMILDRFFPSLYNALGIFLPLITVNCAIFGGVSFMVQRDYNFAESVVYGFGSGTGWMLAIVAMAGIREKLKYADVPAGLRGLGITFITTGLMALGFMSFSGVQL; encoded by the coding sequence ATGGAACATTATATCAGTCTGTTTGTCCGCGCCGTTTTCGTTGAAAACATGGCGCTGGCGTTCTTCCTCGGCATGTGTACCTTCCTCGCGGTGTCGAAGAAGGTCTCTACCGCCTTTGGTCTGGGGATTGCCGTCACCATCGTGCTGGGCATTGCGGTGCCGGCGAACAACCTGGTCTACAACCTGATTCTGCGCGACGGCGCGCTGATGGACGGTGTGGATCTGAGCTTCCTCAACTTCATCACCTTTATCGGGGTGATTGCGGCGCTGGTACAGGTTCTGGAGATGATCCTCGATCGCTTCTTCCCGTCGCTGTACAACGCCCTCGGCATCTTCCTGCCGCTGATTACCGTGAACTGCGCCATCTTCGGCGGCGTGTCCTTCATGGTGCAGCGTGACTACAACTTCGCGGAATCTGTGGTGTACGGCTTCGGCTCCGGCACCGGCTGGATGTTGGCGATTGTCGCGATGGCGGGGATCCGCGAGAAACTGAAGTATGCCGATGTGCCGGCAGGGTTACGCGGTCTGGGCATCACCTTTATTACCACCGGGCTGATGGCGTTGGGCTTTATGTCCTTCTCCGGGGTTCAGTTGTAA
- a CDS encoding NADH:ubiquinone reductase (Na(+)-transporting) subunit D, which translates to MADSKEIKRVLLGPLFDNNPIALQVLGVCSALAVTTKLETAVVMTIAVTLVTAFSSFFISLIRHHIPNSVRIIVQMAIIASLVIVVDQVLRAYAFEISKQLSVFVGLIITNCIVMGRAEAYAMKSPPIESFMDGIGNGLGYGVILILVGFLRELIGSGKLFGVSVLETLQNGGWYMPNGLFLLAPSAFFIIGLLIWALRTLKPAQVEKE; encoded by the coding sequence ATGGCTGATTCCAAAGAGATTAAACGGGTCCTGCTGGGGCCGCTGTTTGACAACAACCCGATTGCCCTGCAGGTGCTGGGCGTCTGTTCCGCGCTGGCGGTGACCACCAAGCTGGAAACGGCGGTGGTGATGACCATTGCGGTCACGCTGGTGACGGCGTTCTCCAGTTTCTTTATTTCACTGATCCGTCATCACATTCCCAACAGCGTACGCATTATCGTGCAGATGGCGATTATCGCCTCGCTGGTGATCGTGGTTGACCAGGTGCTGCGCGCCTACGCGTTTGAAATCTCCAAACAGCTGTCGGTATTCGTCGGGCTGATCATCACCAACTGTATCGTGATGGGACGCGCCGAAGCCTATGCGATGAAGTCGCCGCCGATCGAAAGCTTTATGGACGGCATCGGCAACGGGCTGGGCTACGGCGTGATTCTGATCCTGGTCGGTTTCCTGCGTGAGCTGATCGGTTCCGGCAAGCTGTTCGGCGTGTCGGTGCTGGAAACGCTGCAGAACGGCGGCTGGTATATGCCGAACGGCCTGTTCCTGCTGGCGCCGAGCGCATTCTTTATTATCGGCCTGCTGATTTGGGCGCTGCGCACGCTGAAGCCTGCGCAGGTTGAAAAGGAGTAA
- the dinB gene encoding DNA polymerase IV: MRKIIHVDMDCFFAAVEMRDNPSLRDIPLAIGGSAERRGVISTANYPARRYGVRSAMSTAMALKLCPQLTLLPGRMAAYKEASQHIRQIFARYTSLIEPLSLDEAYLDVTDSPQCNGSATLMAEAIRQAIFDELQLTASAGVAPIKFLAKIASDLNKPNGQYVIPPTQVAPFLQQLPLGKIPGVGKVTAKRLEELGLHTCADVQRYDLAALLKRFGKFGRVLWERSQGIDERQVSSERLRKSVGVERTLAEDIHDWSQCETLIVDKLYPELEARLRKVKPDLHIARQGVKLKFQDFQLTTQEHVWPVLNREDLLAVAQQVWRERREGRGVRLVGLHVTLLDPQIERQLLLPWDG; this comes from the coding sequence ATGCGTAAAATCATTCATGTCGATATGGATTGCTTCTTTGCCGCAGTGGAAATGCGCGACAATCCCAGCCTGCGGGATATTCCGCTGGCGATCGGGGGCAGTGCCGAGCGGCGTGGCGTGATCAGCACCGCCAACTATCCGGCGCGTCGCTACGGCGTGCGCAGCGCGATGTCGACCGCGATGGCGCTGAAGCTGTGCCCGCAGCTGACGCTGCTGCCGGGGCGCATGGCGGCCTATAAAGAGGCCTCGCAGCATATTCGCCAGATCTTTGCGCGCTATACCTCGCTGATTGAACCGCTGTCGCTGGATGAAGCCTATCTGGACGTGACCGACAGCCCGCAGTGCAACGGCTCGGCCACGCTGATGGCGGAAGCAATCCGGCAGGCCATTTTTGATGAACTGCAGCTCACCGCCTCGGCCGGCGTGGCGCCGATCAAGTTTCTTGCCAAGATCGCCTCCGATCTGAATAAACCTAACGGACAGTATGTGATCCCGCCGACGCAGGTGGCGCCTTTTCTGCAGCAGCTGCCGCTCGGTAAAATTCCCGGTGTGGGCAAGGTGACCGCCAAGCGGTTGGAAGAATTGGGGCTGCACACCTGCGCCGACGTGCAGCGTTACGATCTGGCCGCGCTGTTAAAGCGCTTCGGCAAGTTCGGCCGGGTATTGTGGGAGCGCAGTCAGGGGATTGACGAACGTCAGGTCTCCTCGGAGCGGCTGCGTAAATCGGTCGGCGTGGAACGCACGCTGGCAGAGGATATTCACGACTGGTCCCAGTGCGAGACGCTGATTGTCGACAAACTCTACCCCGAGCTGGAAGCGCGTCTGCGCAAAGTAAAACCCGACCTGCATATTGCCCGTCAGGGGGTGAAACTGAAGTTTCAGGATTTCCAGCTGACTACGCAGGAGCACGTCTGGCCGGTGCTGAACCGGGAGGACTTGCTGGCGGTAGCGCAGCAGGTGTGGCGTGAGCGGCGTGAAGGGCGCGGCGTCCGGCTGGTGGGGTTGCACGTCACCTTACTGGATCCGCAGATAGAACGGCAGCTGCTGCTGCCGTGGGACGGTTAA